A genomic window from Candidatus Andeanibacterium colombiense includes:
- the cysN gene encoding sulfate adenylyltransferase subunit CysN gives MADSEPIYQTDTLIAEDIEAYLELHQNKTLLRFITCGSVDDGKSTLIGRLLYDSKMIFEDQLATLEADSKRVGTQGQEIDFALLVDGLAAEREQGITIDVAYRFFATEKRKFIVADTPGHEQYTRNMVTGASTADLAVILIDARKGVLTQTRRHSFLAHLIGIRHLVLAVNKMDLVSYDKATFDSIVEEYAEFAESIGIEGFTAIPISGFKGDNITRAPSDNTPWYDGPSLIEHLETVEVTDTAAQARGFRMPVQWVNRPNLDFRGFSGLIASGEIAPGQQVRIVPSGKTSTIKSIVTLNGELERAIAGQSVTLTLADEVDCSRGDVIAIADDPPQTADQFEATIVWMSDEELIPGRGYWLKLATQTVTATVAEPKYEINVNTMEHLAAKTLGLNSIGIAEVTADRPLVFERYEDSRTLGGFILIDKLTNATVAAGMINFSLRRAQNVHWQALEIGREQHAALKRQQPAVLWFTGLSGSGKSTIANMVEKRLHSFSRHSFLLDGDNVRHGLNKDLGFTEADRIENIRRVGEVAKLMTDAGLIVITAFISPFRAEREMVRAMLPEGEFVEIFIDTPLEVAEARDVKGLYKKARSGELKNFTGIDSPYEPPQKPEIHIDTTTTTPEQAANLIVERILGVWTPDL, from the coding sequence ATGGCCGACTCCGAACCGATCTATCAGACCGACACGCTGATCGCCGAGGATATCGAGGCCTATCTCGAGCTGCACCAGAACAAGACCCTGCTGCGCTTCATCACCTGCGGCAGCGTCGATGACGGCAAGTCCACGCTGATCGGGCGTCTGCTCTACGATTCGAAGATGATCTTCGAGGACCAACTCGCTACGCTGGAGGCTGACAGCAAGCGCGTCGGCACACAAGGCCAGGAGATCGATTTCGCGCTGCTGGTCGATGGCCTCGCCGCCGAGCGCGAACAGGGCATCACGATCGACGTCGCCTACCGCTTTTTCGCGACCGAGAAACGCAAGTTCATCGTCGCCGACACCCCGGGGCACGAGCAGTACACCCGCAACATGGTCACCGGCGCCTCGACCGCCGACCTCGCGGTGATCCTGATCGATGCGCGCAAGGGTGTGCTGACCCAGACCCGCCGCCATTCCTTCCTCGCCCATCTGATCGGCATCCGCCACCTTGTGCTGGCGGTGAACAAGATGGACCTCGTGTCCTACGACAAGGCGACCTTCGACAGCATCGTCGAGGAATATGCCGAATTCGCCGAGAGCATCGGAATCGAAGGCTTCACCGCGATTCCGATCTCGGGCTTCAAGGGCGACAACATTACCCGCGCGCCGTCGGACAACACGCCGTGGTACGACGGGCCGAGCCTGATCGAGCATCTCGAAACGGTCGAGGTCACCGACACCGCCGCGCAGGCGCGCGGCTTCCGCATGCCGGTGCAGTGGGTCAACCGCCCGAACCTCGACTTCCGCGGCTTCTCCGGCCTGATCGCCTCGGGCGAGATCGCCCCGGGCCAGCAGGTGCGGATCGTGCCCTCGGGCAAGACCAGCACGATCAAGTCGATCGTCACGCTGAACGGCGAGCTTGAGCGCGCGATCGCCGGCCAGTCGGTCACGCTCACCCTCGCCGACGAGGTCGATTGCAGCCGCGGCGATGTGATCGCGATCGCCGACGATCCGCCGCAAACCGCCGACCAGTTCGAAGCGACAATCGTGTGGATGAGCGACGAGGAGCTGATCCCCGGGCGGGGTTACTGGCTCAAGCTCGCGACCCAGACGGTTACCGCGACGGTCGCCGAGCCGAAATACGAGATCAACGTCAACACGATGGAGCATCTCGCGGCGAAGACGCTCGGGCTTAATTCCATCGGCATCGCCGAAGTCACCGCCGACCGTCCGCTGGTGTTCGAACGCTACGAGGATTCGCGCACGCTCGGCGGGTTCATCCTGATCGACAAGCTCACCAATGCGACCGTCGCCGCGGGGATGATCAACTTCAGCCTGCGCCGCGCGCAGAACGTCCACTGGCAGGCGCTCGAGATCGGGCGCGAGCAGCACGCGGCGCTCAAGCGCCAGCAGCCCGCGGTGCTGTGGTTCACCGGGCTCTCGGGCTCGGGCAAATCGACCATCGCCAACATGGTCGAAAAGCGGCTCCACAGTTTCAGCCGGCACAGCTTCCTGCTCGACGGCGACAATGTCCGCCACGGGCTGAACAAGGATCTCGGCTTCACCGAGGCCGACCGGATCGAAAACATCCGCCGGGTCGGCGAGGTGGCCAAGCTGATGACCGACGCCGGGCTGATCGTGATCACCGCCTTCATCAGCCCCTTCCGCGCCGAGCGCGAGATGGTCCGCGCGATGCTGCCTGAAGGCGAGTTCGTCGAGATCTTCATCGACACCCCGCTCGAAGTGGCCGAAGCGCGCGACGTGAAGGGGCTCTACAAGAAGGCTCGCAGCGGCGAACTGAAGAACTTCACCGGGATCGACAGCCCTTATGAACCGCCCCAAAAGCCCGAAATCCACATCGACACCACCACGACCACGCCCGAACAGGCGGCCAATCTGATCGTCGAGCGGATCCTCGGGGTCTGGACCCCCGACCTGTGA
- a CDS encoding glutathione S-transferase N-terminal domain-containing protein — MAQNNTITFYDLALSTGATISPFVWATKYALKHKGFDLDVVPGGFTKIPERTGGMTERLPAIVDDGKWVLDSWGIVEYLDAQYPARPTLIPHPSVAAVTRALDSWFWGVATGPWMRCNCVNYRDLANADDHEYITYSREKMLGNTLENMQQGWADRLPQISAALEPLRIALRESRWLGGDGPNYADYRIMGSILFTASVCKHSPVLADDDPLRDWIDRCLDLFDGLGRHAGLFPLFGLKRREGDPPLFMDPGMGGIHKRNTGPQSTSAETKKITEGMTAG, encoded by the coding sequence TTGGCACAGAACAACACGATCACCTTCTACGATCTCGCCCTGTCGACCGGCGCGACGATCAGCCCGTTCGTGTGGGCAACGAAATATGCGCTGAAGCACAAGGGCTTCGATCTCGACGTGGTCCCCGGCGGCTTCACCAAGATCCCCGAGCGTACCGGCGGGATGACCGAGCGGCTGCCCGCGATCGTCGATGACGGCAAATGGGTGCTCGATAGCTGGGGCATTGTCGAATATCTCGATGCGCAATATCCGGCCCGCCCGACTTTGATCCCGCATCCTTCCGTCGCCGCGGTGACCCGCGCGCTCGATTCGTGGTTCTGGGGCGTCGCGACCGGCCCGTGGATGCGCTGCAATTGCGTGAACTACCGCGACCTCGCCAATGCCGACGACCACGAATACATCACCTATTCGCGCGAGAAGATGCTCGGCAATACGCTGGAAAACATGCAGCAAGGCTGGGCGGACCGCCTGCCGCAGATCTCCGCCGCGCTCGAACCGCTGCGCATCGCCTTGCGCGAAAGCCGCTGGCTCGGCGGCGATGGCCCGAACTATGCGGATTACCGCATCATGGGTTCGATCCTGTTCACCGCTTCGGTGTGCAAGCACAGCCCGGTGCTGGCCGACGACGATCCGCTGCGCGACTGGATCGACCGCTGCCTCGATCTGTTCGACGGGCTCGGCCGCCACGCGGGACTGTTCCCGCTGTTCGGCCTCAAGCGCCGCGAAGGCGATCCGCCGCTGTTCATGGATCCGGGCATGGGCGGGATCCACAAGCGCAACACCGGCCCGCAATCGACCAGCGCCGAGACCAAGAAGATCACCGAGGGCATGACGGCGGGCTGA
- a CDS encoding AraC family transcriptional regulator has protein sequence MPHRDWAWTSDGLGPSEAVEGWPDVFVRRQETPIEVEVYEAERFDAFLISRGIGQLRMLHMRAPAQKVVHPEVDPEPDPGDHLVHLIYAIEGSFTGRDHQRNFTVEAGEFALLDNSHFFELDCTAHEAIDLIVPLRWLEQHVPDPLTLLSQPMSMRDGWAPPLGTLLETIARQGENCPMPLPLVAEQLGNLIAFAVGVREPTASRTSARLAQQIMRRIEGDCADPELSPEMVASELGISKRYLQSLLANSGTSFVRELNAVRLDKANILLTDPRTRDLPVAEIAFRCGFLDPGYFGRQFRKRFNATPRGWRSMN, from the coding sequence ATGCCGCATCGGGATTGGGCTTGGACCTCCGACGGCCTCGGCCCGAGCGAAGCGGTCGAAGGCTGGCCCGATGTTTTTGTCCGGCGCCAGGAAACCCCGATCGAGGTCGAGGTTTACGAGGCCGAACGCTTCGATGCCTTCCTGATCAGCCGCGGGATCGGCCAGTTACGAATGCTCCACATGCGTGCCCCGGCGCAGAAAGTGGTCCATCCCGAGGTCGATCCCGAGCCGGACCCCGGCGACCATCTGGTGCATCTGATCTATGCGATCGAAGGCAGCTTCACCGGCCGCGATCACCAGCGCAATTTCACGGTCGAGGCTGGCGAGTTCGCGCTGCTCGACAACAGCCACTTCTTCGAACTCGACTGCACCGCGCATGAGGCGATCGACCTAATCGTGCCGCTGCGCTGGCTCGAACAACACGTGCCCGATCCGCTAACGCTGCTATCACAGCCGATGTCGATGCGCGATGGCTGGGCGCCGCCGCTGGGCACGCTGCTGGAAACGATCGCACGGCAGGGCGAGAACTGCCCGATGCCGCTGCCGCTGGTGGCTGAACAGCTCGGCAATCTGATCGCCTTCGCGGTCGGCGTACGCGAGCCGACGGCCAGCCGCACCAGCGCCCGCCTGGCGCAGCAGATCATGCGGCGAATCGAAGGCGACTGCGCGGATCCCGAACTCTCGCCCGAGATGGTCGCGAGCGAACTGGGGATATCGAAGCGCTATCTCCAATCGCTGCTCGCCAATTCGGGCACCAGCTTCGTGCGAGAACTGAATGCTGTGCGGCTCGACAAGGCGAATATCCTGCTGACCGATCCGCGCACCCGCGACCTGCCGGTGGCCGAGATTGCGTTCCGCTGCGGCTTCCTGGATCCCGGCTATTTCGGGCGGCAATTCCGCAAGCGCTTCAACGCTACCCCGCGCGGCTGGCGGTCGATGAATTAA
- a CDS encoding AraC family transcriptional regulator, with the protein MSARDSQANDDREWSSSGLARRDAIDQWRSWAASTIAPIEVTLFDPDAFSARWVSHGIGQLRLLHLHAPAQRVTHTGAEGAAMRATPSIQLVYAIEGTMKTLMGGRRFALEAGQFVLLDNTRFYQMEMETEHRALDLMMPQGWLEKYLPDVGEHLARPIDGRSGWGAPLGALLETLAEQLKSSTLPRSLIAEQIGNLLALATGVHEGGETSGPATRHRGRLTRQILRRIENDYADPELTPDRVAADCGISKSYLQTLLAGSGTSFVQELNATRLERAADMLADQRAQGLSIGEVAYRSGFLDPGYFARLFRKRFGITPREWRAGHAPQS; encoded by the coding sequence ATGAGCGCGCGCGACAGCCAGGCGAACGACGACCGCGAATGGAGTTCTTCCGGGCTCGCCCGGCGCGACGCGATCGACCAGTGGCGCAGCTGGGCCGCGAGCACGATCGCCCCGATCGAAGTCACACTGTTCGATCCCGACGCCTTTTCCGCGCGCTGGGTCAGCCACGGGATCGGGCAGCTGCGCCTGCTCCACCTCCATGCGCCGGCCCAGCGCGTCACCCATACCGGCGCCGAAGGCGCGGCTATGCGCGCGACCCCGTCGATCCAGCTGGTCTATGCGATCGAAGGGACGATGAAAACGCTGATGGGCGGCCGCCGCTTCGCCCTTGAAGCCGGGCAATTCGTGCTGCTCGACAACACCCGTTTCTACCAGATGGAGATGGAGACCGAGCACCGCGCGCTCGATCTGATGATGCCGCAGGGCTGGCTTGAGAAATACCTCCCCGATGTCGGCGAACACCTTGCGCGACCGATCGACGGCCGCAGCGGCTGGGGTGCGCCGCTCGGCGCGCTGCTGGAAACCCTCGCGGAGCAGCTCAAAAGCAGCACCCTGCCCCGCTCGCTGATCGCCGAGCAGATCGGCAACCTCCTCGCGCTCGCGACGGGGGTCCACGAAGGCGGCGAGACTTCCGGGCCCGCCACGCGCCATCGCGGCCGGCTAACCCGCCAGATCCTGCGCCGGATCGAGAACGATTATGCCGACCCGGAACTCACCCCCGACCGCGTCGCCGCCGACTGCGGAATCTCGAAAAGCTATCTCCAGACCCTGCTCGCCGGCAGCGGCACCAGTTTCGTGCAGGAGCTGAACGCCACCCGGCTGGAGCGCGCGGCCGATATGCTGGCGGACCAACGGGCGCAGGGCCTCTCGATCGGCGAGGTCGCTTATCGCAGCGGCTTCCTCGACCCCGGCTATTTCGCCCGGCTATTCCGCAAGCGCTTCGGCATCACCCCGCGTGAATGGCGCGCGGGCCATGCCCCGCAGTCCTGA
- a CDS encoding enoyl-CoA hydratase-related protein gives MTYQTILVETQGAVTIVTLNRPEALNALNSQVLADLVAAFAAYEADESQRCLVLTGSEKAFAAGADIKEMAGKGFAEMFGADLFAGYDRVVGTRKPWFAAVSGYALGGGCELAMMADFILAADTAKFGQPEITLGVTPGMGGSQRLTRAVGKAKAMEMCLTGRMMGAAEAEQAGLVARVVPADQLQAEASKTAEKIAAMPPLAAIACKELVNAAFETPLGQGLTFERRLFAGLFGTEDQKEGMAAFAEKRPGAFKGR, from the coding sequence ATGACTTATCAGACCATTCTTGTCGAAACGCAGGGTGCCGTGACTATCGTCACGCTCAACCGGCCTGAGGCGCTCAATGCTCTCAACAGCCAGGTGCTGGCTGACCTTGTCGCCGCCTTCGCCGCTTATGAGGCCGACGAGAGCCAACGCTGCCTGGTCCTCACCGGCAGCGAGAAGGCCTTCGCCGCCGGCGCCGACATCAAGGAGATGGCCGGCAAAGGCTTCGCGGAGATGTTCGGGGCGGACCTGTTCGCCGGCTACGATCGGGTGGTCGGCACCCGTAAGCCGTGGTTCGCAGCGGTCAGCGGCTACGCGCTGGGCGGCGGGTGCGAGCTGGCGATGATGGCGGATTTCATCCTCGCGGCGGACACGGCCAAATTCGGCCAGCCGGAGATCACACTCGGCGTAACCCCCGGCATGGGCGGATCGCAGCGCCTGACCCGCGCAGTCGGCAAGGCCAAGGCGATGGAAATGTGCCTGACCGGGCGGATGATGGGCGCGGCCGAGGCCGAACAGGCGGGCCTCGTCGCGCGCGTGGTCCCGGCGGACCAGTTGCAGGCCGAAGCGTCGAAGACCGCGGAGAAGATCGCCGCGATGCCCCCGCTCGCCGCGATCGCGTGCAAGGAACTGGTCAATGCCGCCTTCGAAACCCCGCTCGGCCAGGGGCTGACCTTCGAACGGCGCCTGTTCGCGGGCCTGTTCGGGACCGAGGATCAGAAGGAAGGCATGGCCGCATTCGCGGAGAAGCGCCCGGGCGCGTTCAAGGGGCGCTAG
- a CDS encoding 3'(2'),5'-bisphosphate nucleotidase CysQ, translated as MTDAELAARLAVEAGRILLNVRASGQYAGKELGKAGDAAANRFLVDALREARPDDGLLSEEEQDDAARLKIERVWIIDPVDGTREYGEARPDWAVHVGMAVNGVATLGAVALPGLDGGAVFRSDQPQSLPAHDGAPRLVVSRTRPAAEALAVAEALGGELIPMGSAGAKAMAVIRGEADIYLHSGGQYEWDSCAPVAVALAFELHCSRIDGSPLVYNQADTYMPDLLICRPEWAAKVLAEVARAG; from the coding sequence GTGACCGACGCCGAGCTGGCCGCGCGGCTGGCCGTCGAGGCCGGCCGGATCCTGCTCAATGTGCGCGCGAGCGGGCAATACGCAGGCAAGGAACTGGGCAAGGCCGGCGATGCCGCCGCGAACCGCTTCCTGGTCGATGCACTGCGCGAGGCCCGGCCCGACGACGGTTTGCTCTCCGAAGAGGAACAGGATGACGCTGCCCGGCTGAAAATCGAGCGCGTGTGGATCATCGATCCGGTCGACGGCACCCGCGAATATGGCGAGGCGCGCCCGGACTGGGCGGTGCATGTCGGCATGGCGGTGAACGGCGTCGCCACGCTCGGCGCGGTCGCGCTGCCCGGGCTCGATGGCGGCGCCGTGTTCCGCTCCGACCAGCCGCAGTCTCTCCCCGCGCATGACGGCGCTCCGCGCCTGGTGGTCAGCCGCACGCGGCCCGCGGCCGAGGCGCTTGCCGTCGCCGAGGCGCTGGGCGGCGAACTCATCCCGATGGGCTCCGCCGGAGCCAAGGCGATGGCAGTGATCCGCGGCGAGGCCGACATCTACCTCCATTCGGGCGGGCAATACGAATGGGACAGCTGTGCGCCAGTGGCGGTGGCGCTTGCTTTCGAGCTGCACTGCTCGCGGATCGACGGCAGCCCGCTGGTTTACAACCAGGCCGACACCTACATGCCGGACCTGCTGATCTGCCGTCCGGAATGGGCCGCAAAGGTGCTCGCCGAGGTCGCCCGGGCAGGCTGA
- the cysD gene encoding sulfate adenylyltransferase subunit CysD codes for MQQLTHLERLEAESIHIMREVVAEAQKPVMLYSVGKDSAVMLHLARKAFYPSPPPFPLLHVDTTWKFRDMYALRDKMAAESGMELIVYQNPEAKERGINPFDHGALHTDMWKTEGLKQALDLHGFDVAFGGARRDEEKSRAKERIFSFRTASHGWDPKNQRPELWNLYNARKAKGESIRVFPISNWTELDIWQYIMKEEIEIVPLYLAAKRPTVMRDGMLLMVDDDRFRLEAGETPEMRSIRFRTLGCYPLTGAVESEATTLPEVVQEMLLTTTSERQGRVIDKDGGDASMEKKKQEGYF; via the coding sequence ATGCAACAATTGACTCATCTCGAGCGGCTCGAAGCCGAAAGCATCCACATTATGCGCGAGGTCGTGGCCGAAGCGCAGAAGCCGGTGATGCTCTATTCGGTCGGCAAGGACAGCGCGGTGATGCTGCACCTCGCGCGCAAGGCGTTCTATCCCTCGCCGCCGCCCTTCCCGCTGCTGCACGTCGATACAACCTGGAAGTTCCGGGACATGTACGCGCTGCGCGACAAGATGGCCGCGGAATCGGGGATGGAGCTGATCGTCTACCAGAACCCCGAGGCGAAGGAGCGCGGGATCAACCCGTTCGACCACGGCGCGCTCCACACCGACATGTGGAAGACCGAGGGGCTCAAGCAGGCGCTCGATCTCCACGGGTTCGACGTGGCGTTCGGCGGCGCCCGGCGCGACGAAGAAAAGAGCCGTGCGAAGGAGCGGATCTTCTCGTTCCGCACCGCCAGCCACGGCTGGGATCCGAAGAACCAGCGCCCCGAATTGTGGAACCTCTATAACGCCCGCAAGGCGAAGGGTGAGAGCATCCGGGTGTTCCCGATCTCGAACTGGACCGAACTCGATATCTGGCAATACATCATGAAGGAGGAGATCGAGATCGTTCCGCTCTACCTCGCGGCGAAGCGCCCGACCGTGATGCGCGACGGGATGCTGCTGATGGTCGATGACGACCGCTTCCGGCTGGAGGCCGGCGAGACGCCCGAGATGCGCTCGATCCGCTTCCGTACGCTCGGCTGCTATCCGCTGACCGGCGCGGTCGAAAGCGAGGCGACGACCTTGCCCGAAGTGGTGCAGGAAATGCTCCTCACCACCACCAGCGAACGCCAGGGCCGCGTGATCGACAAGGACGGCGGCGACGCCTCGATGGAGAAGAAGAAGCAGGAGGGCTATTTCTGA
- a CDS encoding PEP/pyruvate-binding domain-containing protein, translating into MSAAVAWFSEVGIADRPTVGGKGGSLGELTGAGIAVPPGFVVTTHAFEQFLAALEARDAVRAKVEAVDGTDLGAVMKLSEELRRRVVEEPLPAEVEQAILAAHAELAAAAVAVRSSATTEDAEDASFAGLQDTFLWVLSAADTVARVRECWGSLYSVESMTYRLKHGLPEEGVAMAVVVQQMVDARTAGVMFTRSPTTGDKSVITIEGAWGLGSAVVSGEVTPDRWVMGKITGEISVRDISHKHAKQVQAPGGGIVEVELDAADADRPCLTDEELQALRDVGRRIERHYRRPQDIEWAIDKSGALMLLQARPETVWSAKEAAPIAETPANPLHHVMNIFGGGRR; encoded by the coding sequence GTGAGCGCCGCCGTCGCATGGTTCTCCGAAGTCGGCATTGCCGACCGCCCGACCGTGGGCGGCAAGGGCGGCAGCCTTGGCGAGCTGACCGGCGCGGGCATCGCGGTGCCGCCGGGCTTCGTGGTGACGACCCATGCGTTCGAGCAGTTCCTGGCTGCGCTCGAAGCACGCGATGCGGTGCGGGCGAAGGTCGAGGCGGTCGACGGGACCGACCTCGGCGCGGTTATGAAACTATCGGAGGAACTCCGCCGCCGCGTGGTCGAGGAGCCGCTGCCGGCCGAAGTCGAACAGGCGATCCTTGCGGCCCATGCCGAACTCGCTGCCGCTGCGGTCGCGGTGCGCTCCTCCGCCACCACCGAGGACGCCGAGGACGCGAGCTTCGCGGGCCTGCAGGATACGTTCCTGTGGGTGCTGAGCGCGGCGGACACGGTCGCCCGGGTGCGCGAATGCTGGGGCAGCCTCTATTCGGTCGAGAGCATGACCTATCGCCTCAAGCACGGCCTGCCTGAAGAAGGCGTCGCGATGGCGGTGGTGGTGCAGCAGATGGTCGATGCCCGCACCGCCGGGGTGATGTTCACCCGTAGCCCCACCACCGGCGACAAGTCGGTGATCACGATCGAGGGTGCCTGGGGCCTCGGCAGCGCGGTGGTCTCGGGTGAAGTCACGCCCGACCGCTGGGTGATGGGCAAGATCACCGGGGAGATCAGCGTCCGCGACATCTCGCACAAGCATGCGAAGCAGGTGCAGGCGCCAGGCGGCGGGATCGTCGAAGTCGAACTCGACGCCGCCGACGCCGACCGCCCCTGCCTGACCGATGAGGAACTGCAGGCGCTGCGCGACGTCGGCCGCCGGATCGAACGGCATTACCGCCGTCCGCAGGATATCGAATGGGCGATCGACAAGAGCGGCGCGCTGATGCTGCTGCAGGCCCGGCCGGAGACGGTGTGGTCGGCTAAAGAGGCCGCTCCGATCGCCGAGACTCCGGCCAACCCGCTCCACCACGTGATGAACATCTTCGGCGGAGGGCGGCGATGA
- a CDS encoding PEP-utilizing enzyme translates to MADAAKGFPLPSSLKVVPGTEAAQAAYPYYTQFVPEDDQRFWFYNSMHFPEPMHHFDMITAEAAYVAMGAFNTRVHVLPTVKGIHHRIINGRVYIGSEPVTDPDDIAERVGEFQQRAFYYYEHWEDLYDQWKVKMKTLIADAQALPTPSLPAYEPLETVHSGKGVAANHNLLDIYQKQIEGYHRMWHHHFEFLLLGYGAYMTFFDFCKKAFPEISDQAISRMVAGMEAEIFRPDEEVKRLARRAVELGVDSHFTDGMDIDTVLAELDRVGNAGKEWLGELETSRNPWFNVSSGDGFYHYHRSWNDDLSLPFAALPGYIDKIKSGTNIERPTAQLIEEREALVADYRELLDTDEDRAAYDQLINLAHRVFPYVEGHKFYCEHWYTNLFFNKIREFGALLRDHGFWEKEEDVFHLTQYELESAIVDLMLSWAIGGEARGPSYWPAIVKQRAAAIEEWGKHGSSPALGAVPDLIDDPAIVMLWGITRESLDTWLNADSEPDSNELKGFAACHGVVEGPARVVKSVEEISRLQQGDILVCQVTNPTWAPIFQKIVAAVSDIGGSMSHMAIVAREYGLPAVVGTGTATRRIKDGQRIRVDGGRGTVTILDDEPALEDA, encoded by the coding sequence ATGGCCGATGCAGCGAAGGGCTTTCCCCTTCCGAGTTCGCTGAAAGTGGTGCCGGGCACCGAGGCTGCGCAGGCCGCCTATCCCTATTACACCCAGTTCGTGCCCGAGGATGACCAGCGCTTCTGGTTCTACAATTCGATGCACTTCCCCGAGCCGATGCATCACTTCGACATGATCACGGCCGAGGCCGCCTATGTCGCGATGGGCGCGTTCAATACCCGCGTGCATGTGCTACCGACGGTCAAGGGCATCCACCACCGGATCATCAACGGCCGCGTCTATATCGGCAGCGAGCCGGTGACCGACCCGGACGATATCGCCGAACGCGTCGGCGAGTTCCAGCAGCGCGCATTCTATTATTACGAGCACTGGGAAGACCTCTACGATCAGTGGAAGGTCAAGATGAAGACCCTGATCGCCGATGCGCAGGCGCTGCCGACCCCGTCGCTGCCGGCCTATGAGCCGCTCGAAACGGTCCACAGCGGCAAGGGCGTTGCAGCGAACCACAACCTCCTCGACATCTACCAGAAGCAGATCGAGGGCTACCACCGGATGTGGCACCACCACTTCGAGTTCCTGCTGCTCGGCTATGGCGCCTACATGACCTTCTTCGATTTCTGCAAGAAGGCCTTCCCCGAGATTAGCGACCAGGCGATCAGCCGGATGGTCGCGGGGATGGAAGCCGAAATCTTCCGCCCGGACGAGGAAGTGAAACGCCTCGCCCGCCGCGCGGTCGAACTTGGCGTCGACAGCCATTTCACCGACGGGATGGATATCGACACGGTGCTGGCCGAACTCGACCGGGTCGGCAATGCGGGCAAGGAATGGCTCGGCGAGCTTGAGACGAGCCGCAACCCGTGGTTCAACGTCAGCAGTGGCGACGGCTTCTACCATTATCACCGCAGCTGGAACGACGATCTCTCGCTGCCCTTCGCCGCGCTGCCCGGCTATATCGACAAGATCAAATCCGGCACCAATATCGAGCGCCCGACCGCGCAATTGATCGAGGAGCGCGAGGCGCTGGTCGCCGATTACCGTGAGTTGCTCGACACCGACGAGGACCGGGCGGCCTATGACCAGCTGATCAATCTCGCCCACCGCGTGTTCCCCTATGTCGAGGGCCACAAATTCTATTGCGAGCACTGGTACACCAATCTGTTCTTCAACAAGATCCGCGAATTCGGCGCTTTGCTGCGCGATCACGGCTTCTGGGAGAAGGAGGAGGACGTGTTCCACCTCACCCAGTACGAGCTCGAAAGCGCGATCGTCGATCTGATGCTCAGCTGGGCGATCGGCGGCGAGGCCCGCGGGCCGAGCTACTGGCCGGCAATCGTCAAGCAGCGCGCCGCCGCGATCGAGGAATGGGGCAAGCACGGCAGCTCTCCGGCGCTCGGCGCGGTGCCCGATCTGATCGACGATCCGGCGATCGTGATGCTGTGGGGGATCACCCGCGAGAGCCTCGACACCTGGCTCAACGCCGACAGTGAACCGGATTCGAACGAGCTGAAGGGTTTCGCCGCCTGCCACGGCGTGGTCGAAGGCCCGGCGCGGGTGGTGAAATCGGTCGAGGAAATCAGCCGGCTGCAGCAGGGCGATATCCTCGTCTGCCAAGTGACCAACCCGACCTGGGCGCCGATCTTTCAGAAGATCGTTGCCGCGGTGTCCGACATCGGCGGATCGATGAGCCATATGGCGATCGTCGCGCGCGAATACGGCCTCCCGGCCGTGGTCGGCACCGGCACCGCCACCCGCCGGATCAAGGACGGCCAGCGCATCCGCGTGGACGGCGGCCGGGGAACGGTGACCATTCTCGACGACGAACCGGCGCTGGAAGACGCGTGA